A single Brachybacterium sillae DNA region contains:
- a CDS encoding ferrochelatase yields the protein MSDLPAPLAVPKDSETHCRRGTPRDYDAVLLASFGGPEGQDDVIPFLRNVTRGRGIPDERLEEVAGHYRALGGVSPITAQNRALIAALEAELASRGLDLPVYFGNRNWAPFVTDTVRQMHADGKRAVLGLVTSAYSSYSSCRQYREDFGMALEETGLDLAIDKVRVYFNHPGFLDPVVDGTRAAVQDLRAEGHERLHVLFSTHSIPTAMAEASGPAETRRAGSGGWYVEQHLAACRYVAEQIGEDMPPWQLVYQSRSGAPHVPWTEPDVNDVIEQLAGDGTADAVVVVPIGFVTDHVEVVWDLDTEAKETAAEQGIGFRRVPTSGSDPRFVAALADLIQERLDPSFPRRAVTDFGMTPDVCGPECCVGRMARPTTSAVDSPR from the coding sequence ATGAGTGATCTTCCCGCGCCCCTCGCCGTCCCGAAGGACAGCGAGACCCACTGCCGCCGCGGCACCCCGCGCGACTACGACGCCGTGCTGCTGGCGTCCTTCGGCGGGCCCGAGGGCCAGGACGACGTCATCCCGTTCCTGCGCAACGTCACCCGCGGCCGCGGGATCCCCGACGAGCGCCTGGAGGAGGTCGCCGGGCACTACCGCGCCCTCGGCGGCGTCTCCCCCATCACGGCGCAGAACCGTGCCCTGATCGCCGCCCTGGAGGCGGAGCTCGCCTCCCGGGGTCTCGACCTGCCCGTGTACTTCGGCAACCGCAACTGGGCGCCGTTCGTCACCGACACCGTGCGGCAGATGCACGCCGACGGGAAGCGCGCCGTGCTGGGCCTGGTCACCAGTGCGTACTCCTCGTACTCCAGCTGCCGCCAGTACCGGGAGGACTTCGGCATGGCACTGGAGGAGACCGGGCTGGACCTCGCCATCGACAAGGTCCGGGTGTACTTCAACCACCCCGGGTTCCTCGACCCGGTGGTCGACGGCACCCGCGCCGCCGTGCAGGACCTGCGCGCCGAGGGCCATGAGCGCCTCCACGTGCTGTTCTCCACGCACTCCATCCCCACCGCCATGGCCGAGGCCTCCGGCCCCGCGGAGACCCGGCGCGCGGGCAGCGGCGGCTGGTACGTCGAGCAGCACCTCGCGGCCTGCCGGTACGTCGCCGAGCAGATCGGGGAGGACATGCCGCCGTGGCAGCTGGTGTACCAGTCCCGCTCCGGTGCGCCGCACGTGCCGTGGACCGAGCCCGACGTCAACGACGTGATCGAGCAGCTCGCCGGGGACGGCACCGCCGATGCCGTCGTGGTGGTGCCGATCGGTTTCGTCACCGACCACGTCGAGGTGGTGTGGGACCTCGACACCGAGGCGAAGGAGACCGCCGCCGAGCAGGGCATCGGCTTCCGCCGGGTGCCGACCTCCGGCAGCGATCCCCGCTTCGTCGCGGCCCTCGCCGACCTGATCCAGGAGCGCCTGGACCCGTCGTTCCCGCGCCGCGCCGTCACCGACTTCGGCATGACTCCCGACGTGTGCGGTCCCGAGTGCTGCGTCGGCCGGATGGCCCGCCCGACGACCAGCGCTGTGGACTCGCCCCGATGA
- the hemQ gene encoding hydrogen peroxide-dependent heme synthase: protein MSEIIRYTSYTVFRRISGLGDDGDVTAEQVSAALADTVSLMEAEGAEVLGFYDASAFRAEDDLMLWLVAEKPEALQGALREFENSLPGTWLTREWAAAGVHRQAEFTASHIPSFMDTKRTRERWITVYPFVRSYEWYLLPEEERREMLREHGMLGRDYPQVNANTVAAFALGDYEWLLSFEAEELHDLVDMMRHLRYSQARRHVRDELPFHVGRRLDTLDDVAALLV, encoded by the coding sequence ATGAGTGAGATCATCCGCTACACCTCCTACACCGTCTTCCGGCGGATCTCCGGCCTCGGCGACGACGGTGACGTCACCGCCGAGCAGGTCTCCGCGGCCCTCGCCGACACCGTCTCGCTGATGGAGGCGGAGGGCGCCGAGGTGCTGGGCTTCTACGACGCCTCCGCCTTCCGCGCCGAGGACGACCTCATGCTGTGGCTGGTGGCGGAGAAGCCGGAGGCGCTGCAGGGAGCCCTGCGGGAGTTCGAGAACTCCCTGCCCGGCACCTGGCTGACCCGGGAATGGGCCGCCGCCGGGGTGCACCGCCAGGCCGAGTTCACCGCCTCCCACATCCCCAGCTTCATGGACACCAAGCGCACCCGGGAGCGGTGGATCACCGTCTACCCCTTCGTCCGCTCCTACGAGTGGTACCTGCTGCCGGAGGAGGAGCGCCGGGAGATGCTGCGCGAGCACGGGATGCTCGGCCGCGACTACCCGCAGGTCAACGCCAACACGGTGGCGGCCTTCGCGCTCGGTGACTACGAGTGGCTGCTGTCCTTCGAGGCGGAGGAGCTGCACGACCTCGTCGACATGATGCGCCACCTGCGCTACTCCCAGGCCCGCCGTCACGTGCGCGACGAGCTGCCCTTCCACGTCGGCCGTCGCCTCGACACCCTCGACGACGTCGCCGCCCTCCTGGTCTGA
- a CDS encoding protoporphyrinogen/coproporphyrinogen oxidase has product MRVVVVGGGITGLLAARQHAAAGHEVVVLEAEDAPGGAVAAVELGGLPVNAGAEAFSVAGGAVERLATELRLPTAAPRSGLSSRLVSADGVHVAPGGGVLGIPGDLSDPAVRAVLGRRGTWRARLDAVLPARIGDRPGVTVQQLVRRRMGRAVADRLVAPLVGGVHSADPATLDLEAVAPALLPALREHGSLAAAVRALRTGGRSGRPGEASAGTAVRAITPTMAELPAALSRDLDVRTGRRVTAVQRGADGDWAVAAEDGETHRADHLVLALSPAASRVLLAQAAPRLAAAIPETPAAPVRLVALLLDAPALDDFPSGTGALVAPHTPGIRAKALTHASAKWEHVQQAAQRAVGPHGHVVRLSYGRPGEELPAEDGLVDLALADASAILQVPLTRAQLRDARIITWPEAMRPPRRGHRQSLTDLDAALEDEPRLELVGSWRAGPGLAAIVTAAQRRGTPTPHTLPTRKDTPDE; this is encoded by the coding sequence GTGAGAGTGGTGGTCGTCGGCGGAGGCATCACCGGGCTGCTCGCCGCCCGGCAGCACGCGGCGGCGGGGCACGAGGTGGTGGTGCTCGAGGCGGAGGACGCGCCGGGAGGTGCGGTCGCCGCGGTCGAGCTCGGCGGTCTGCCCGTGAACGCCGGGGCGGAGGCCTTCTCCGTGGCCGGCGGCGCCGTGGAACGCCTCGCCACCGAGCTCCGGTTGCCCACGGCCGCGCCCCGCAGCGGCCTGTCCAGCCGTCTGGTGTCCGCCGACGGGGTGCATGTGGCACCGGGCGGTGGGGTGCTCGGCATCCCCGGGGACCTGTCCGATCCCGCGGTGCGGGCGGTGCTCGGGCGCCGCGGCACCTGGCGGGCCCGGCTCGATGCCGTGCTGCCCGCCCGGATCGGCGACCGGCCGGGTGTGACGGTGCAGCAGCTGGTGCGCCGCAGGATGGGCCGCGCCGTCGCCGATCGCCTGGTGGCGCCGTTGGTCGGCGGGGTACACAGTGCCGACCCCGCCACCCTGGACCTGGAGGCGGTCGCCCCCGCCCTGCTGCCCGCGTTGCGGGAGCACGGCAGCCTCGCCGCCGCCGTCCGGGCCCTGCGCACCGGGGGCCGCTCCGGTCGCCCGGGCGAGGCGAGCGCCGGGACGGCGGTGCGGGCGATCACCCCCACCATGGCGGAGCTGCCCGCGGCCCTCTCCCGGGACCTCGATGTGCGCACCGGCCGGCGCGTCACCGCGGTGCAGCGGGGGGCCGACGGCGACTGGGCCGTCGCGGCGGAGGACGGTGAGACTCACCGCGCCGATCACCTGGTGCTGGCGCTCTCCCCCGCCGCCTCCCGGGTGCTGCTCGCGCAGGCCGCGCCGCGGCTCGCGGCCGCGATCCCCGAGACCCCGGCCGCTCCGGTCCGCCTGGTGGCGCTGCTGCTGGACGCCCCGGCGCTCGACGACTTCCCCAGCGGCACCGGCGCGCTCGTCGCCCCGCACACCCCCGGTATCCGCGCCAAGGCCCTCACCCACGCCAGTGCCAAATGGGAGCACGTGCAGCAGGCCGCGCAGCGCGCCGTCGGCCCCCACGGCCACGTGGTGCGGCTGTCGTACGGGCGGCCCGGGGAGGAGCTGCCCGCCGAGGACGGCCTGGTCGATCTCGCCCTCGCCGACGCCTCCGCGATCCTGCAGGTTCCACTGACCCGTGCGCAGCTGCGGGACGCCCGCATCATCACCTGGCCGGAGGCCATGCGGCCGCCGCGCCGCGGACACCGGCAGTCCCTCACGGACCTGGATGCGGCCCTCGAGGACGAGCCGCGGTTGGAGCTGGTCGGCTCCTGGCGCGCCGGTCCGGGCCTGGCCGCGATCGTCACCGCCGCGCAGCGCCGCGGCACCCCCACCCCGCACACCCTGCCCACCAGGAAGGACACCCCCGATGAGTGA
- the hemE gene encoding uroporphyrinogen decarboxylase — protein sequence MERNGTSEALFGDAASASATGVDPAADPLVERLLGHAVDAPPSVWFMRQAGRSLPEYRKVREGIGMLDSCVRPDLVAEITVQPVRRHRVDAGIFFSDIVVPVMLAGLQVEIQPGRGPVFAHPVRTEADIDALPVLGEDFEAALEPIREAVRRSIAELGTTPLIGFAGAPFTVASYMVEGGPSRDHLRTRALMRSRPDLWDRLASWVAEVSGRFLHAQVLSGARAVQLFDSWVGSLSSATYRTHVQQHSAATLAHVADLPVPRIHFGVGAGHLLEDMHAAGATAMGVDHRLPLDEAVRRLPAGTAVQGNIDPAVLFTDEATRRAEVQDVLRRGRGAAGHVVNLGHGVPPETDPQVLTDLVAMIHEGVTEEGTRP from the coding sequence ATGGAACGGAACGGCACGTCAGAGGCCCTTTTTGGTGACGCCGCGTCAGCTTCCGCGACGGGGGTGGACCCCGCAGCGGACCCGCTGGTCGAGCGGCTGCTGGGGCACGCGGTGGACGCCCCGCCGTCGGTCTGGTTCATGCGCCAGGCCGGCCGATCCCTGCCCGAGTACCGGAAGGTCCGCGAGGGCATCGGCATGCTCGACAGCTGCGTGCGTCCCGATCTGGTGGCGGAGATCACGGTCCAGCCGGTGCGCCGCCACCGCGTCGATGCGGGGATCTTCTTCTCCGACATCGTCGTGCCGGTGATGCTCGCCGGGCTGCAGGTGGAGATCCAGCCGGGCCGCGGCCCCGTCTTCGCCCACCCGGTGCGCACCGAGGCCGACATCGACGCCCTGCCGGTGCTCGGCGAGGACTTCGAGGCGGCGCTGGAGCCGATCCGGGAGGCCGTGCGGCGCAGCATCGCGGAACTCGGCACCACCCCGCTGATCGGTTTCGCCGGGGCGCCGTTCACCGTGGCGAGCTACATGGTCGAGGGCGGGCCCAGCCGCGACCACCTGCGCACCCGTGCCCTGATGCGCTCCCGTCCCGACCTGTGGGACCGACTCGCCTCCTGGGTGGCGGAGGTCTCCGGCCGCTTCCTGCACGCCCAGGTGCTCTCGGGAGCCCGGGCGGTGCAGCTGTTCGACTCGTGGGTCGGGTCGCTGTCCTCCGCGACCTACCGGACGCATGTGCAGCAGCACTCCGCCGCGACCCTCGCGCACGTCGCCGACCTTCCGGTGCCGCGGATCCACTTCGGCGTCGGCGCCGGTCACCTGCTGGAGGACATGCACGCCGCCGGCGCCACCGCCATGGGTGTCGACCACCGATTGCCGCTGGATGAGGCCGTGCGGCGTCTGCCGGCCGGCACCGCGGTGCAGGGCAACATCGACCCGGCCGTGCTGTTCACCGACGAGGCGACCCGCCGGGCCGAGGTGCAGGACGTGCTGCGTCGCGGCCGGGGCGCCGCCGGGCACGTGGTGAACCTCGGCCACGGGGTGCCGCCGGAGACCGACCCGCAGGTGCTCACCGACCTCGTGGCGATGATCCATGAGGGCGTGACCGAGGAGGGGACGCGCCCGTGA
- a CDS encoding glutamyl-tRNA reductase yields the protein MLVALRATHERLDLGVLDALTRNVDELDATIAAVEAERAGAEGTEPVLDGWVVVATCNRLEVYLDTRRFHDGIDVVVEAVHRTSGLDREMVPMCFETAVDAPVSQHLYEVTAGLRSIVLGEAEIAGQVRGAFDRAQSAGRTTSMLHDLFQVGFRHAKRVAREAPVGAAGRSGVSVALDRAETALAASGRSLVGARVLIIGTGAYARLGIAELHRRGAGMVQVFSGSGRADGFAERHDALAADDLQVAAQADLILAASGRGAVLRPQHLADRPVVVLDLALHSDLDPAVRELPQVRVIGLEDLAVGTDAVAAPALATAQSIIAEGVDAFGALRRARQVDPAVTALREAVEEALDAESSRLRQTLSDEAADEVERSVRRVMARVMHAPTARARELAHNGHADEYVRAFHTVFGVDLGSVHEENVSHEWMRLDRTVPPRLTEETRTPDPQETA from the coding sequence ATGCTCGTCGCCCTCCGCGCCACCCACGAGCGCCTCGACCTCGGGGTGCTCGATGCGCTCACCCGGAACGTCGACGAGCTGGATGCCACCATCGCCGCCGTCGAGGCCGAACGCGCCGGGGCCGAGGGGACCGAGCCCGTGCTCGACGGCTGGGTCGTGGTCGCCACCTGCAACCGCCTCGAGGTGTACCTCGACACCCGCCGCTTCCATGACGGCATCGATGTGGTGGTCGAGGCGGTGCACCGCACCAGCGGCCTGGACCGCGAGATGGTGCCGATGTGCTTCGAGACCGCCGTCGACGCCCCCGTCAGCCAGCACCTGTATGAGGTGACCGCCGGTCTGCGGTCCATCGTGCTGGGGGAGGCGGAGATCGCCGGTCAGGTTCGCGGCGCCTTCGACCGGGCGCAGTCGGCCGGTCGCACCACGAGCATGTTGCACGACCTGTTCCAGGTGGGGTTCCGGCATGCGAAGCGCGTGGCCCGCGAGGCCCCCGTCGGTGCCGCGGGCCGCTCCGGGGTGTCGGTGGCCCTGGACCGCGCCGAGACCGCCCTGGCCGCCTCGGGCCGGTCCCTGGTCGGCGCCCGCGTGCTGATCATCGGCACCGGCGCCTATGCCCGCCTGGGCATCGCCGAGCTGCATCGTCGCGGCGCCGGCATGGTGCAGGTGTTCTCCGGCAGCGGCCGGGCCGATGGTTTCGCCGAGCGGCATGACGCGCTGGCCGCCGACGATCTGCAGGTGGCGGCGCAGGCCGATCTGATCCTCGCGGCCTCCGGCCGCGGCGCCGTGCTGCGGCCGCAGCACCTCGCTGACCGCCCCGTGGTGGTGCTGGACCTGGCCCTGCACTCCGATCTCGACCCGGCGGTGCGGGAGCTGCCGCAGGTGCGGGTGATCGGCCTGGAGGATCTCGCCGTCGGCACCGATGCGGTGGCCGCCCCGGCCCTCGCCACGGCGCAGAGCATCATCGCCGAGGGGGTGGACGCCTTCGGGGCCCTCCGCCGCGCCCGTCAGGTGGATCCGGCGGTCACCGCGCTGCGGGAGGCCGTCGAGGAGGCCCTCGATGCCGAGTCCAGCCGGTTGCGGCAGACGCTCTCCGATGAGGCCGCCGACGAGGTGGAGCGCAGCGTCCGACGGGTGATGGCGCGGGTGATGCACGCCCCCACCGCCCGGGCCCGGGAACTCGCCCACAACGGCCATGCCGACGAGTACGTGCGGGCGTTCCACACCGTCTTCGGGGTGGATCTCGGCTCGGTGCACGAGGAGAACGTCTCCCACGAGTGGATGCGGCTGGACCGCACCGT